A genomic segment from uncultured Alistipes sp. encodes:
- a CDS encoding glycosyl hydrolase 115 family protein gives MQRDFERVMTYRPLLAEKPEGGRIELIVVNASASHAPVAIAGLRPLGDFESHRVYADPEHRRIYLYGRDMRGTIYAIYTFSEQLLGVPPLWYFSSWEPQVKKRIEIPAGYDCFCESPQVRYRAWFPNDTDLFTPWRRLSRQNDELWLETMLRLKLNTVELEATVTYPDYKLNRQAALLRKYGLVLTSHHHVACNNNLMNWEGYWREVRQMEPPKLLLSNEQALREFWQYSVETVCRNEQENLWQIAFRGVGDQPFWAAFADAPKGDRARAEVINRMIRIQLDMIRKATGERDPFVRMTFYDELSDLLAKGYLKPPTGKNMLWTFVAGRRDHYPYDDIVAFDTTQHVKLGYYMNLQFTSTGAHLAAAEGPWKMEFNYRYVGSRGPLTFSVVNVGNLREFVLEMAANARMMWDMEEYDTDAFLRDFCTQYFGARHAAEAAELYRAFYGAYWQQKPSEFPGMDRQFVFQDLRYSRVFEQIGGRFDRFSSNPLHEIGFERIPGRSFRIAGQNQVDSLLRGTKLSAGRFAAVADRCDRFMKRLQPSARRFFRDNLAAQSRYMEKLNLSLHYFVRAYKHPENRTEDLGRSIEYLEQARDALYATQEGVFGTWYEGDAVNGKFNLPAKLKLLRDLLGDSEKS, from the coding sequence TTGCAACGGGACTTTGAGCGGGTCATGACGTACAGGCCGTTGTTGGCGGAGAAGCCCGAAGGTGGAAGGATCGAATTGATCGTCGTCAACGCGTCTGCATCTCATGCCCCGGTAGCGATTGCCGGTTTGCGGCCTCTGGGGGATTTCGAGTCCCACCGGGTGTATGCGGATCCGGAACACCGCCGCATTTATCTTTACGGCCGGGATATGCGTGGGACCATCTATGCAATCTACACGTTCAGCGAACAGCTTCTCGGGGTTCCGCCGTTGTGGTATTTCTCGTCCTGGGAGCCGCAGGTGAAAAAGCGCATTGAGATTCCGGCCGGCTACGACTGTTTCTGCGAATCGCCCCAGGTACGCTATCGTGCGTGGTTTCCCAACGATACGGATCTGTTCACACCCTGGCGCAGGCTGTCCCGGCAAAATGACGAGTTGTGGCTCGAAACGATGCTGCGTCTGAAACTCAATACCGTGGAGCTGGAGGCTACGGTCACCTATCCCGATTACAAACTGAACCGACAGGCGGCCTTGTTGCGCAAATACGGGTTGGTGCTTACGTCCCATCACCATGTCGCCTGCAACAACAATCTGATGAATTGGGAGGGGTATTGGCGGGAGGTCCGCCAGATGGAACCTCCGAAGCTGTTGCTGTCGAACGAACAGGCCCTGCGTGAATTCTGGCAGTACAGTGTGGAGACGGTCTGCCGCAACGAGCAGGAGAATCTTTGGCAGATTGCCTTCCGGGGAGTCGGCGACCAGCCTTTCTGGGCGGCATTCGCGGATGCGCCGAAAGGGGATCGGGCACGTGCCGAGGTCATCAACCGGATGATCCGGATTCAGCTCGACATGATCAGGAAGGCGACAGGGGAGCGGGATCCTTTCGTGCGCATGACATTCTACGACGAACTTTCCGATCTGTTGGCCAAAGGGTATTTGAAGCCGCCCACAGGGAAGAACATGCTCTGGACGTTCGTAGCCGGTCGCCGCGACCACTATCCTTACGATGACATCGTAGCCTTCGATACGACGCAGCATGTCAAACTGGGGTATTACATGAATCTCCAGTTTACGTCGACGGGCGCCCATCTGGCTGCGGCCGAGGGACCCTGGAAAATGGAATTCAACTATCGTTATGTCGGGAGTCGCGGCCCGCTGACCTTTTCGGTGGTCAATGTGGGCAATCTCCGGGAATTCGTTCTGGAGATGGCGGCCAATGCCCGTATGATGTGGGACATGGAGGAGTACGATACGGATGCTTTTCTTCGTGATTTCTGCACGCAATATTTCGGGGCGCGTCATGCCGCCGAGGCCGCGGAGCTGTATCGTGCATTTTACGGAGCCTATTGGCAGCAGAAGCCATCGGAGTTTCCGGGTATGGATCGGCAGTTCGTTTTCCAGGACCTGCGCTATTCCCGGGTTTTCGAGCAGATCGGCGGCCGTTTCGACCGTTTTTCGTCCAATCCGCTCCATGAGATCGGTTTCGAGCGCATTCCGGGCCGGTCGTTCCGGATTGCCGGGCAGAACCAGGTCGATTCGCTGCTGCGGGGCACAAAACTGTCCGCCGGACGGTTTGCGGCGGTTGCAGACCGTTGCGACAGGTTCATGAAACGGTTGCAGCCCTCGGCCCGCCGTTTTTTCCGGGACAACCTGGCGGCACAAAGCCGTTATATGGAAAAACTGAATCTTTCGCTTCATTATTTTGTCCGGGCGTACAAGCACCCCGAAAACCGAACCGAGGATCTCGGCCGTTCCATCGAGTATCTGGAGCAGGCGCGCGATGCCTTGTATGCCACGCAGGAGGGGGTTTTCGGGACCTGGTATGAGGGTGATGCCGTGAACGGCAAATTCAACCTGCCCGCCAAACTGAAACTGCTGCGGGACTTACTCGGGGACAGTGAAAAATCGTAA
- a CDS encoding beta-L-arabinofuranosidase domain-containing protein: protein MKRPALLIVLIGLLTGCGSRTATPDYTFQAVPFTDARFTDGFWAPRIETVSGRTIPFAFRKCEETGRIANFAVAAGLAEGDFQGLQFNDSDLFKIMEGASYRLAVSYDARLDRYMDSLIRLVALAQEPDGYLYTPRTIGRTMPRDAGEERWSNIRYSHELYNVGHLYEAAVAHYYATGKRTLLDVAVKNADLLYATFYEPDRKIVPGHEEIELALVKLYRATHDPRYLALARFFLDARGSDGEQGTYSQDHLPVTEQREAVGHAVRGLSEMSVYLREE from the coding sequence ATGAAACGACCTGCATTACTGATTGTTTTGATCGGATTGCTGACGGGTTGCGGGAGCCGCACTGCAACCCCGGATTACACCTTCCAGGCGGTTCCCTTTACCGACGCACGGTTTACCGACGGCTTCTGGGCCCCGCGCATCGAGACGGTCTCCGGGCGGACGATCCCCTTCGCGTTCCGCAAATGCGAGGAGACGGGCCGCATAGCCAATTTTGCCGTAGCGGCAGGCCTTGCCGAGGGGGATTTTCAGGGTTTGCAGTTCAACGATTCCGATCTCTTCAAGATCATGGAGGGAGCCTCCTACCGGCTGGCCGTCTCCTATGATGCGCGGCTGGACCGCTACATGGACAGCCTGATCCGGCTGGTGGCCCTGGCACAGGAGCCCGACGGATACCTCTACACGCCCCGGACCATCGGCCGGACAATGCCGCGGGATGCCGGTGAGGAGCGCTGGTCGAATATCCGTTACAGCCACGAACTCTACAACGTGGGGCACCTCTACGAAGCGGCCGTAGCCCATTACTATGCGACGGGGAAGCGCACGCTGCTGGACGTGGCCGTAAAGAATGCCGACCTGCTCTATGCGACCTTCTACGAACCGGACCGGAAGATCGTCCCGGGGCACGAGGAGATCGAACTGGCTCTGGTCAAGCTCTACCGGGCCACGCACGACCCCCGCTATCTCGCCCTGGCGCGCTTCTTCCTGGATGCCCGCGGTTCGGACGGCGAGCAGGGCACCTACAGCCAGGATCACCTCCCGGTCACCGAACAGCGGGAGGCCGTGGGCCATGCCGTTCGCGGGCTCTCCGAAATGAGTGTCTATCTTCGCGAAGAGTGA
- a CDS encoding site-specific integrase — MERTTCTLIYYLRKTRINKEGKAPIYVRLTVNGQRAEVCARARILPQYWNQSRGKAVENNREGREINRLLEAISFNIAQTRRTLEAEGKEITATGIMDRYLGKNLPERHTLMEVFREHNKRCRALIGIDFTASTVQRYESLMRITGEFLLKKYGSEDLYLDELPVHLVEDYEFYMKTVRRCVHNTVMKNLKNFKKIIRIAQSNGWVPKDPFHGKHIHMEPVDRPFLEKQEFLSMLHKEISIPRLAQVRDIFCFCCFTGLAFTDVQQLKAEHLVADIHGKIWIRKARQKTKNMCNIPLLDEAQKIIDRYRDHPYCQTHGVLLPVCSNQKTNSYLKELADICGIRKNLSTHCARHTFATLTLASGATIDNVAKMLGHANVNMTRRYAKVLDSSIMRDMEVVAENMAL, encoded by the coding sequence ATGGAAAGGACAACCTGCACGCTGATTTACTACCTGCGCAAGACCCGGATCAACAAGGAAGGGAAAGCGCCGATTTATGTACGCCTCACAGTCAACGGCCAACGCGCCGAAGTTTGTGCCCGGGCCCGCATCTTGCCCCAGTATTGGAATCAATCCCGAGGCAAGGCTGTGGAAAACAACCGGGAAGGCCGTGAGATCAACCGGCTGCTGGAGGCCATCTCGTTCAATATTGCGCAAACGCGACGCACGCTGGAGGCAGAAGGGAAAGAGATTACGGCTACGGGGATTATGGATCGCTACCTGGGCAAGAACCTTCCCGAACGCCATACCCTGATGGAGGTCTTTCGGGAACACAACAAACGATGCCGGGCTTTGATCGGAATCGACTTCACCGCTTCGACCGTGCAGCGTTACGAGAGTCTGATGCGCATCACAGGGGAGTTTCTGCTAAAGAAGTATGGCTCCGAGGACCTCTATCTGGACGAATTGCCGGTCCATTTGGTCGAGGATTATGAGTTCTACATGAAGACCGTAAGGCGATGCGTTCACAATACGGTGATGAAGAATCTGAAAAACTTCAAGAAGATCATCCGCATTGCGCAAAGCAACGGCTGGGTTCCGAAGGACCCGTTTCACGGCAAACATATCCACATGGAGCCGGTCGACCGACCTTTTTTGGAGAAACAGGAGTTTTTGTCGATGCTCCACAAGGAGATCTCGATCCCTCGACTGGCGCAGGTCCGCGACATCTTCTGTTTCTGCTGCTTCACGGGGCTGGCCTTTACGGACGTGCAACAGCTCAAGGCGGAGCATCTGGTGGCGGACATCCACGGCAAGATCTGGATCCGCAAGGCGCGGCAGAAGACCAAGAACATGTGCAACATCCCGCTGCTCGACGAGGCGCAAAAAATTATCGACCGTTACAGGGATCACCCCTACTGCCAGACACACGGCGTGTTGCTTCCCGTATGCAGCAACCAGAAGACGAACTCCTACTTGAAGGAGCTGGCCGACATCTGCGGCATCCGCAAGAATCTCTCGACTCATTGCGCGCGCCATACGTTTGCAACCCTGACGCTGGCCAGTGGCGCAACGATCGACAACGTTGCCAAGATGCTCGGCCATGCCAATGTCAACATGACGCGCCGCTATGCGAAGGTCCTCGATTCGTCGATCATGCGCGACATGGAGGTCGTTGCTGAAAATATGGCGTTGTAG
- a CDS encoding mobilization protein, which translates to MMKTQKPTGRPTATAPRIHRYNFKLTTAENIRFKEMLAAAGLEHNRSRFIVKRLFAERFEVIRRDPSKVEFLARLNDLYFQFQRVGNNYNQVVRTINSHFSNVSIPRQIAALEQHTRELKALSVEILNLTKQAEGWLRI; encoded by the coding sequence ATGATGAAGACTCAAAAGCCAACCGGTCGGCCAACGGCTACCGCTCCCAGAATCCATCGTTACAATTTCAAGTTGACAACAGCGGAGAATATTCGGTTTAAGGAAATGCTTGCTGCCGCCGGATTGGAGCACAACCGCAGCCGGTTTATCGTCAAACGACTCTTTGCCGAGCGCTTCGAAGTCATCCGTCGCGATCCTTCAAAGGTCGAGTTTCTGGCACGTCTCAACGACCTTTACTTCCAGTTTCAGCGCGTTGGGAACAACTACAATCAGGTGGTCCGGACCATCAACAGCCACTTCTCCAACGTCTCGATTCCGCGCCAGATCGCTGCATTGGAACAGCATACCCGCGAGTTGAAAGCATTGAGTGTCGAGATTCTGAATCTTACCAAACAGGCCGAAGGATGGTTGCGAATATAA
- a CDS encoding transposase: MSKKRKIRCPHCGFLETIKWGTRSGCSRYYCKNCGSYFTDRRDWISDKNKFIWFARWVRGKQRICDLASESGYSERTLKRYFYRLLPQCPLWQIQRREKVNLLIDGTYFSNKICLVVYRDHNIKMTLLYRITRSETLRDLKADLTAIRDVGIQIESVTCDGSPNIIKAVREVCPEAILQRCTVHVAREIETWITRKPQTVAAQELLELVHLLNGVQTHDEAQLWIRAFIDWYRRHEPFINEKTVDELSGRWWFTHKMLHRSVSHIKRAIPDLFSYTRYPNVPKSSNSIESFFGHLKDNLRIHRGLSEQHFKDFVKWYLFLNSNDGIIKKRK; encoded by the coding sequence ATGTCAAAAAAACGAAAAATACGCTGTCCTCATTGTGGCTTTTTAGAGACAATAAAATGGGGTACTCGTAGCGGTTGCAGCCGCTATTATTGTAAGAATTGTGGCAGCTATTTTACGGATCGTCGAGACTGGATTTCCGATAAAAACAAGTTTATATGGTTCGCGCGTTGGGTTCGCGGTAAACAGCGTATTTGTGACCTTGCGAGTGAGAGCGGATACAGCGAACGCACCCTAAAAAGATACTTCTATCGGCTCTTGCCCCAGTGCCCTTTATGGCAGATACAGCGACGCGAGAAGGTAAATCTTCTGATCGACGGCACCTACTTCTCAAATAAGATTTGTCTGGTTGTATATCGGGATCACAACATCAAGATGACCCTCCTCTATCGCATAACCAGGAGTGAAACGCTGCGGGATTTGAAAGCAGACCTAACGGCTATACGCGATGTCGGCATTCAAATTGAGAGTGTCACCTGTGATGGATCTCCCAATATCATAAAAGCGGTGCGGGAAGTGTGTCCGGAGGCGATCTTGCAGCGTTGTACGGTACATGTAGCGCGAGAGATAGAGACGTGGATTACACGCAAACCACAGACCGTAGCGGCACAGGAACTCCTCGAACTGGTGCACTTGTTAAATGGAGTACAAACACATGATGAGGCACAGTTATGGATACGGGCTTTTATTGACTGGTATCGGCGACACGAACCATTTATCAATGAAAAAACCGTAGATGAGCTGTCGGGAAGATGGTGGTTTACGCATAAGATGCTGCATCGAAGTGTCTCGCATATCAAGCGTGCCATACCCGATCTGTTTTCATACACGCGATACCCTAATGTACCTAAATCTTCAAATTCTATTGAGTCGTTCTTCGGTCACTTGAAGGATAATTTAAGAATCCATCGTGGACTCTCGGAACAACATTTTAAGGACTTTGTAAAGTGGTATCTTTTCCTGAACAGCAATGATGGAATTATTAAGAAACGCAAATGA